The sequence aatggcattcagactcacattattagcatttaacactgaataaagcacatgaggtgtacctgagatgATTGtctagttttctgttgttcacctgtgagtaatagaagccgtttctaatatatcaattcaataaaaaactcctttaaatatggagaatattccttctatcgggtgccgttgcttttatttaaaacacagtttaaatcactcactcctgtcctcaatctggcaacctgcgcttgcgtttgttttgatccaggagtgcaatacctaggtCAACCTCTGGgggtcaaacttacatactgcacctttaatataaacatttaagcAGTTCACATGTACAGTACTGTTGTTGAGAAAACAGTAGCATAAAAAATAATCAgcctttttttttaaggaaaataatACAGATGCATAATTCCTGTAAATGGATTATAGTTTGCCAATGGGTCGCGATATGGTTGCTAGAATattctagatggttgctagggtgctgctatgaagttgctaggatgttctgggtGATTGCAAAGGCTTCATGATGTGGTTATCAGGGAGTTGCTATAGGAGGTTGCTAAGATGCACTGGCTAGACCATcgatatgtggttgctaagatgttccaGGGGATTGTCAGGGAGTTGCTACAGTTTGAGGTTGCTAAGATGCCCCAGGTAGATTATTGCTACAGTATGTGGTTGCAAAGATGTTCTAGGGAGTTGTCAGGGAGTTGCTAcagtatgtggttgctaagatgcaCTGGGTGGTTTCCAGGGCAATTCTatatggttgctaagatgttctatgGGGTTTTCAGGGAGttgatatgtggttgctaagatgcaCAGTGTAGACCAtcgctatgtggttgctaagatgttccaGGGGGTTGTCAGGGAGTTGCTACAGTTTGAGGTTGCTAAGATGCCCCAGGTAGACTTTTGCTACAgtgtgtggttgctaagatgttctaggGGGTTGTCAGGAATTTGCTAcagtatgtggttgctaagatgttctagatggttgctaagatgCACTGGGTGGTTTCCAGGGCAATTCTATATGGTTGCTGAGATGTTCTATGGGGTTTTCAGGGAGttgatatgtggttgctaagatgcaCAGTGTAGACTAtcgctatgtggttgctaagatgttccaGGGGATTGTCAGGGAGTTGCTACAGTTTGAGGTTGCTAAGATGCCCCGGGTAGACTATTGCTAcagtatgtggttgctaagatgttctaggGGGTTGTCAGGAAGTTGCTACAGTATGTGGTTGGTAGGATGTTCTAGATGGTTGCTAAAATGCACTGCATGGTTTCCAGGGCAATTCTatatggttgctaagatgttctatgGGGTTTTTTGAGAGttgatatgtggttgctaagatgcaCAGTGTAGGGCATCGCTATGTGGCTGCTAAGATGTTCCAGTGGGTTGTCAGGGAGTTGCTACAGTTTGAGGTTGTTAAGATGCCCCAGGTAGACTTTTGCTAgtgtgtggttgctaagatgttctaggGGGTTGTCAGGAAGTTGCTAcagtatgtggttgctaagatgttctagatggttgctaagatgCACTGGGTGGTTTCCAGGGCAATTCTatatggttgctaagatgttctatgGGGTTTTCAGGGAGttgatatgtggttgctaagatgcaCAGTGTAGACCAtcgctatgtggttgctaagatgttccaGGAGGTTGTGAGGAAGTTGCTACAGTTTGAGGTTGCTAAGATGACCCGGGTAGATTATTGCTAcagtatgtggttgctaagatgttctaggGGGTTGTCAGGGAGTTGCTAcagtatgtggttgctaagatgccCCAGGTAGGCAATTGCTACAGTATGTGGCTGCTAAGATGTTCTAGGTAGTTGCTAAAATGCTCTGAGTGGTTGCCagggcattgctaggtggtttctaaaatgTTTTAGAGGGTTGACAGGGAGTTGCTATGAGGTTGCTAAGATACACTGGGTAAACCATCACTATGTGATTGCTAGGACGTTTAAGGTGGGTTGTTAAGATGCTCTGGGTAGTTGTCAGGGCATTGCTAAGTGGTTTCAAAAATGTTCTAGAGGGTTGACAGGGAGTTGCCATGAGGTTGCTAAGATGCACTGGGAAGATCATCGCTATGTGATTGGTAAGGTGTTCCAGGGGGTTGTCAGGGTTTAACTATGAGGTTGCCATAGGCATGGGTACATCAtaactatgtggttgctaagatgttctaggGGGTTGCCAGGGTGTCGCTATGAGGTTGCCATTGGCCTGGGCAGaccattgctatgtggttgctaagatgttctagatggttgctaagacGCTCTGGGTAGTTGTCAGagcattgctatgtggttgctaagatgttctaggGGTTGCCAGGGTGTCGCTATGAGGTTGCCATAGGCCTGGGTAGaccattgctatgtggttgctaagatgttccaggtggttgctaagatgctcTGAGTGGTTGCCAGGGCATTTCTATATGGTTGCTAAAATGTTCTAAGGGGTTGCCAGGAAGTCGCTATGTGGTTGCAAAGATGTTCTAGGTGGTTTTAGATATGTTTACACTAATCATGATCATACATGCACAGAACACAATCAAATATCTACTGGTGAATTTAATATGGTTTGAACTGAAATGagcaataaatcaaataattctaTCATGTCAGGACGAGTATATATTTGGTTTAATCTCACTAAACTTCTTAAAAACACTCCTAGGTCATCTTTTACTCCAAAACCTAAAGAAAACACACCACATATTTctgcatacacacaaaaaagggaaaaaatagtCATATTATTGAATACATTAAAcggcataattaaaattaaataattaaagttatATAATTAACTACAAAAGCTTATTTTatgaatacatttacaatttATGTGTGAAAATGTGGCCAgataaaaatgattatttgtaattatattaacattactaaaagataataataataataattagtagcagcagcagtatgTAACAGTATGCagagctcagcataaatgagcacatCTCTTACAGAGCTCTCCTTTAAATAcattctataggatgctttacagtaatatttttgtatatatatatatatatatatatatatatatatatatatatatatatatatatatatatatatatatatatatatatatatatatatatgcttcggtttcccccacagtccaaacatgtgctataagggaattgaataaactaaattggctgtagtgtatgtgtgtgaatgagagtgtatgggtgtttcccagtactgggttgcagccagaagggcatccgctgtgtaaaacatatgctggataagttgccagttattccgctgtggcgaaccctgattaataaacggactaagccaaaaagaaaatgaatgaatggatgaaaagagatgttttcaactaggtatGCCTGGAATATGCACACACCCTCTCAATATGCGCACACAAGCctcgcacctccattggaaaacTTGTGCGCACAAAATTCGAGATGTGACAACAGCCGATGTCACAGCCTTGCACAAAGAGGTCTGTGATGAATGCATGGCgaaaaaaaattctgattatTTCTTCTGATTACTTCTGATATTTGGTCAAGCAGAACACTGGAGCCTTACTTGAGTTGGACAGCACACACAGTTGTCCATTTATGTGTTTTGACAGTATGTTCTAGAGACAGTATGTTACACCTTtactagatttttatttattctttgccaTATGTCTGTTTTAGAAacatcggtaacactttattttgatggtccatctgagtattagtagactgtttgcttaatatcagttaatactgctccttcaacagacatttaactgactataaaaaactttgcaagtacatgtcaacttacactaacccaaacctaagaattagttggcatgtagatgtaatgtaacttaaattcaacaaataaagtgtgaccgagcCATGTTACTGGTCTTTGATAAAGATCCACTTGTTTTCCTTTAGAAATATGTGACAGATTCACACTGTAAGACGTCTGTGTGTGAAAAAATCGTGATTAAACTCAAAATTGCAATATTATTCaacaaaattgtgatttttttctcggccatatcgcacagccctattttaatgtacataactgtttaataaaactgtttaaatgcagcaaaatacTGTCCACAGATAAACtaattttcaaaagggggtgtactcaAGTATGCTGGTCACTGCATATTATGATGTAAtcaaattattgtcattaataacaatagtaataaataaaatgtaccttTTTTCTTTGGAGGTAAAATATGCTCTACACTGTCaataatatctgttaatgaacagctTCTGTATtcagtgattcacaagtgtttatttacggttgtgaattgcattatgggttgttgatctctgctctatcCACATTTgaagttgaaaattcaactctacagtttaacaaagtgacttttattgacattttagtagtttgagataatataatgtataagaaatgatATCTCCCAGCTATTGATTCAAACTGAGATGTCATGTTAGCCACCTAGTTCACATGTTTTGGCCCTGTCCTGCTTAGTTTCCTTCATGGGagtctgttttttattcattttcaggaATTACATCTAGTAAATTGATACTTTTGCGTAAATTGGCCTGTTTGGAGTCCTCCCCCCTGACTGTGAGCTacctttttatttttctgaattaatagCATTTGTCATTATTAGCTAAGTGGAGTATTTTAATCCTGTGGAAGTCTCCCCAACCCCTATCCCATACTCAGTGGACTAAAGACGCctgatttttttgttaaattagaatgaatatatatatatatagtctgaaTAAATATAGCCAAATAAACATTTGGTTGCCATTCTTGGAGCATGTCAAATCTCTGAAACTTAAAGCAGTTACTGCAGAATGATTGGTTGCCCATCTTGCACTTTTAGTCTGTTCCAGATAAGTACTAGCCTGATATAGCACAAGCATGCAACTCTTTCttgatatatattttactttccCATTGTTTTCTTtgattatctttatttatttcacctaATACACACACTGCCAACCTCAACGTTTGGTACTGACCTGTTTATATGCTTAATTTGTATAAGGAATGCACATCATATAGTGTGTGTTGCACAATATGAGGGTTATAGTGTGTTTTTTTATCAATTCTGTACtgttatatatgttttttctaTTTCTTCTGTTATTTTCTCTGTTACTTTTGTATGTTTAATTGTCACAAAAAtctgaaataagtctgtaaaataacagaaaatgtactggcagaatATTACAAGGTTTTCTTTAACCGTAACACCAACCCAGACTTTATTATATCCCTgctaactattaaaaatgttcattaaagtcactttttccaaacacttcaaggttaaaagttgctggaagaaagatcaagcttccataatgcaattaaaatccagaaataaacagggaaaactaaaaacttgaatcacaaaatactgaaaactgcaaatttacggttattttttacagtgcaaactagttgttttctttatttctccACCAGTGCAGCATTTACACAAGCGCGTAATCGAACTGTCCTCTCTCCAATCCGTCTTTATGATCTGACCAGGATGAGGACGGCATGCTGCTGTACGGGTCCAGGAGAATCCGGAAACAGCGCACCAGCAGAAACACCAGAAACAGCAGCAGGAGACCCACAAAGCAGAGCGCCGTGCCCTGCTCGCTGTCCGGAGCCAGCAGGAGCCCCGCTGTGGCCCCGGGATCCGAGACGGGGGCCAGAGACGACGCTAGATTGTACTCCATCAGAGGACTTTCACTCATCTTCAGTTCAAGAAAAGCACATGAGATCGCCTTAAAATCCCTCCTGCTTCCACTGCATCACACTGAGATCAATCACATGGAGAGCAAACGGAGACTCCTGTCAGGGTTAAATGCAgctaaaagagaaaaagaaatgtattttatttcagctagagacTACAGCAATATTTCTCATTTTAACTCAAGTTAAACTTAAACAGAACATCCactctaattaaataaataaattaaaaaatttacaaaaaatagcatattttaaaataaataaacaaagacaacaaaatgcaacagaatgacaggaacagaaataaaATCTAcgtattttatttcagctagtcaCTAAGGCTATATTTCTCATTTGAAAAAAGTTGAACTCAAACTCGAACAttgaactaattaaataaataaataaaataaattcatcataaatgaaaaatgaaaacaaaatgcaacaaattttgtgtaatataaataaaaaaacttattcTATTTCAGCTAGTCTAGTATAtgatctcatatatatatatatatatatgatcagaTGGAGAGCAAACAGTGACTCCTGCCAGGGTTAAATGcagcaaaaaatataaaattacaaaaagcaactttttttattttagctagacaCTGATGAAATCAAcgtattttatttcagctagtcaCTAAGGCTATATTTCTCATTTGAAAAAAGTTGAACTCAAACCCGAACAttgaactaattaaataaataaaaattaacaattaatcaaaaaatagcatattttaaaataaataaacaatgacaacaaaatgcaacagaatgacaggaacagaaataaaATCAACGTATTTAATTTCAGCTAGTCACTAAGGCTATATTTCTCATTTGAAAAAAGTTGAACTCAAACTCAAACATTgaactgattaaataaataaataaaataaattcatcataaataaaaaatttaaacaaaatgcaacaaattttgtgtaatagaaataaaaaaacttattCTATTTCAGCTAGTCACTAAGACAAAATTTCTGGTTGTTTAAAAAGTTTTACTGAAACCGAACTaattcataaatattaataaataaatttatcaaaaatgacatattttaaaatacattaaaaatgacaaaaaaatgcaacaaaattactgaaactacattaaaaaaatttaatattaatgaaaattatgataaaataaaatatactatatatatatatatatatatatgatctcaTATATATATGATCACATGGAGAGCAAACAGTGACTCCTGCCAGGGTTAAATGCagcaaaaaatagaaaattacaaaaagaaacttcttttattttagctagacaCTAATGaaatatttctcatttaaatttttttttaactcaaatcgAACatcaactaattaaataaataaattaatcaaaaaatgacatattttaaaataaattaaaaatgataacaaACGCAACAAAATGACTGGAACAGGAATAAAATTAACGTATCTTATTTCAGCTAGTCACTAAGACAAaatttctcattttaaaaaagttgaaCTCAAACCAaactgaatacataaataaattaattaaaaaaaaaatcacatattttaaaataaattaaaaatgacaaaagaaatacaacaaaattactgaaactacattgattaaaaaaaaaataataataatattgattacgCTAAAATAATCAGTAATTTCACACCTGTCTTCTGAAGACACCTTGATACCTTAACCTTTAATCAGGTTAAGACCCTATATGGTAACTTTACTGATATTGATTAATatccaatatttatatttaaacaagaaaaattgtgtgcatgtatatatatatatatatatatatatatatatatatatatatatatatatatatatatatatagttgaagttgaattattagcccccgtttatttttcccccaatttctgtttaacggagagcagattttttcagcacatttctaatcataacagttttaataaatcatttcttataactgatttcttttatctttgccatgatgacagtaaataatatttgactagatgattttcaagacacttctatacagcttaaagtgacatttaaaggctgaactaggttaataaggttaactaggcaggttaggggaattaggcaagttattgtataacgatagtttgttctgtagactatcgaaaaaataaatagcttaaaggggctaataatattgtccttaaaatggttcataaaaaattaaaaactgcttttattctagctgaaataaaacaattaagactttctccagaagaaaaaatattatcagacatactgtgaaaatttccttgctctgttaaac is a genomic window of Danio aesculapii chromosome 2, fDanAes4.1, whole genome shotgun sequence containing:
- the LOC130237520 gene encoding cortexin-1 codes for the protein MSESPLMEYNLASSLAPVSDPGATAGLLLAPDSEQGTALCFVGLLLLFLVFLLVRCFRILLDPYSSMPSSSWSDHKDGLERGQFDYALV